The Streptomyces sp. NBC_00597 DNA segment CGTTCGTAGTCGTCTGCGTCGATACGGAAGGTCATCGTGCAGTGCGGGCACTCGCGGCCGAGAAACCCGTCGTCGTCGGTGGGGACGGTGACCTGGATCTCGAAGGAATCGCCTTGGTGTCCGACTACGTGGGCACCCTCTGCCATACGGAACTCTTCGTTGTTCCACATGGCTGAATTGTGCCACTGGCCGCCGACAGTTGGGGTTTTCGTACACCTCGTCTATGAGAAGGCGGAGGCACAGTAGGTGTTGCGGATCCCAGCCAAGGGCTCGCGGTCGCGGTTGAAGCGGAGCTTATTGGTTAGGAGGACAGCCCAGCGGCCCCGGGTGTGGCTGATCCACATGCCGGTGCCGGTGAAGCCGTAGTGGACCCAGATGTCCTCGGTGGGGTCGGTGCCGGGGGCGGGGTGCCAGAAGAGGCCGCGGGCGGGGGTGAGAGCGCCTGTTTGGACGCGGAGGGATTCCTTGATCCAGCTGGGGCCGAAGGCGGCCGGGCTGGGCTTGAGCATGTGGCGGAGAAAGAGGGCGAGGTCGTCGAGGACGGAGAAGGCGCCGGCGATGCCGCAGACGCCGCCGAGGAGGCGGGCGGAGAAGTCGTGGGCGGTGCCCTTGAGGTGGGTGCCGGTGGCCTCGTCGTACTCGGTGGGGGCGCAGCGGGCCGTCTCGGCATCGGTGAGCGGGCTGAAGCGGGTCTGTGTCATGCCCAGGGGGTGCCAGATGCGGTCGGTCGCGAGCTGGTCCAGGGGCTGACCCGAGAGGTGTTCGGCGAGGTAGCCGAGGACGAGGGCGGCGCGGTCTGTGTACTCGACGGCTTCGCCCGGCGTGCGGTGGAGGGCCTCGTGGAGGACGCCGTCGCGGATGTCCTGGGGGTCGGTGCCGTAGAGGTTCTTCAGGTTGGCGCGCAGCGGCAGGCCGGCGGTGTGCGTGAGCAGGTGGTGGGCCGTGGCCCGGGCTAGGGGGTGGCCTGCGACTTCGTCCCAGAAGGTTCCCAGCGGAGTGTGGAGCTGGAGCTTGCCCTCTTCGACCAGGGTGCCGATCGTCGACCAGACGGCGAGGATCTTCGTGAGGCTGGCCACGTCGAAGACGGTGTCCAGCTGCAGGGGCTCGTCCGGGTGGCCGGGGTCGAGAAGGCCGACGGCTCCACTGGCCTCGATGCCATCGGCGTTCCCGACCGCCCACACCGCGCCGGGGTAGACCTCGTCGCGTACGCCGGTCTGGAGGAGGTCTTCGATCCGGTCGGTGGTGTGGGTCATGGTCTCCCGATCGTCGTGGGCCGCGGGTGGTCCGCTGGCCAGGTTAGTGATGCGGTCGGGGTGGTGTTGGCTGCGCCACGGGTGGTGTCAGGCGAGTCGCCGGCCGAGGTCGGTGATGGCCGTGGCGGTGGCGCTGAGGGGGAAGCGGGCGGCGTTGGTGCGGCCGGATGCGCGGAGCATCTCCAGGAGGCCGGGGGTGGTGCGCAGGCGGTGGAGGTCGTGGGCTGCGGTGGTGGGGTTGGTGAAGTCGGTGGCCAGGCCGGTGCCGGAGAGGGCTTCGCTGAGGCCGGGGACGGGTTGGTAGAGGACGGGGAGTCCGCAGGCCTGGGCTTCGAGGGCGACGAGGCCCATGGCCTCCAGGGTGGTGGAGGGCACGGCGAGCACGTCGTGGTCGGCGAAGGCCTTCCAGAGTTGGGGGCGGCGGAACCAGCCGAGGTAGCGGACGCGGACGCCGAGCTTGCGGACGACCGGGGCGAGGTCGAGGAACTGGGCGCGCGGGGCGGCGATGCTCAGCTCGACCGAGCGGGTGGCCGCGACGGCTTGGAGGAGGGGTTCGAGGCCCTTCTCGGAGCTGAGGCGGCCTGCGAAGAGGATCCGCAGGTGGCTGGTGGAACGTCGGGCGGGCCGGGGCGGTGGGTCGGTGAGGAGGCGGTCGGGGATGCCCCAGGGGATCTTCTCGATCTTGCGCCTGTCCGTCTTGGGGGCGAGCTTGAGCAGGCGGTCGGCCATGGCGCCGGTGGGGACGACGATCGCGTCGGCAGCGGAGGCGGTCTCGCGGAGAACGCGTAGCTGCGTGGTGTGGTTCTCGGCGTGCAGGAGGTCGGTGCCGTGGACGAAGGCGATCCGGGGGTGGGCGGGTAGGGCACGCAGGAGGGCGGGGGTGGCGCCGAAGGCCAGGTGGTGCAGGTGCAGCACGCTGATCTGGCGCGGGTCGAGGGCGGCCGTCATGGCGTGGCGCAGGTTGGTGACGTACCGGCTGAAGGCGTGGCCGGCGATGCATTTGCCGGACGCGTGCAGCAGGTCGATGCCGGCCGGGGTGCGAGGTTGGGGGCCGTCGGGAGCGAGCATGAAGGCGCGGGCTGGGATGGCGGGCTGGGCGCCGGCGTAGAGGTCGAGGAAGAGTTCGACGCTTCCGCCGGGGCTGGGGAACGGCAGGTCGAGGGCGGTGGCGACGACGCGGTTCACCGGCGACCTCCGGGGTTCTCTTCGTAGAGGCGGGACGTCTCGATGCCCTCACTGGTGCGGTACTTGAGGCCGTGCTGCTGGTAGCTGGCCGGGGAGCCGTGCGTGCGGAGGAAGACGAGCTTGCCGAAGGTCATGCCGGGCCGGACGCGTACGGGGCGGGTGGCTCGGATCTCCAGGGTCCAGCGGATCGCGTGGCCCTGGTGCCCGAGCGGCGCGGAGACGTGGACCCAGATGCCGAGGGAGCCGATGGTCCGGTCCCCGTTGAGGAGCTGGGCGTACGTCTCGGAGCCGGTCCGCTCCAGGGTGTGGCCGAGGTAGAGGTGGCCCGGCGCCAGGACGTAGCCGTGGTCGGGGAGGGTGAGTTCGGAGAAGGCGGTGGGACTGGCGGCGTCGAGGTCGCCCTCGCAGACGCGGAGCGTGCTGCCCAGGCGCCAGTCGTACGCGTTGGGGGACAGGCGATCCGGGTCGTACGGGTCGATGGTGATGCGGCCCGCCTGGCGGGCGGCGGCGATGGCCGGTCCGGTGAGGATCACGAGGTCACCGCCGTACCGTCGAGGTCGCGCCAGTACGAGGAGGGCTGGGGCCCGGAGGCAGCCTGGTACTTGCCCTCGTACAGATCGA contains these protein-coding regions:
- a CDS encoding serine hydrolase domain-containing protein codes for the protein MTHTTDRIEDLLQTGVRDEVYPGAVWAVGNADGIEASGAVGLLDPGHPDEPLQLDTVFDVASLTKILAVWSTIGTLVEEGKLQLHTPLGTFWDEVAGHPLARATAHHLLTHTAGLPLRANLKNLYGTDPQDIRDGVLHEALHRTPGEAVEYTDRAALVLGYLAEHLSGQPLDQLATDRIWHPLGMTQTRFSPLTDAETARCAPTEYDEATGTHLKGTAHDFSARLLGGVCGIAGAFSVLDDLALFLRHMLKPSPAAFGPSWIKESLRVQTGALTPARGLFWHPAPGTDPTEDIWVHYGFTGTGMWISHTRGRWAVLLTNKLRFNRDREPLAGIRNTYCASAFS
- a CDS encoding glycosyltransferase family 4 protein, yielding MNRVVATALDLPFPSPGGSVELFLDLYAGAQPAIPARAFMLAPDGPQPRTPAGIDLLHASGKCIAGHAFSRYVTNLRHAMTAALDPRQISVLHLHHLAFGATPALLRALPAHPRIAFVHGTDLLHAENHTTQLRVLRETASAADAIVVPTGAMADRLLKLAPKTDRRKIEKIPWGIPDRLLTDPPPRPARRSTSHLRILFAGRLSSEKGLEPLLQAVAATRSVELSIAAPRAQFLDLAPVVRKLGVRVRYLGWFRRPQLWKAFADHDVLAVPSTTLEAMGLVALEAQACGLPVLYQPVPGLSEALSGTGLATDFTNPTTAAHDLHRLRTTPGLLEMLRASGRTNAARFPLSATATAITDLGRRLA
- a CDS encoding deoxycytidine triphosphate deaminase, which translates into the protein MILTGPAIAAARQAGRITIDPYDPDRLSPNAYDWRLGSTLRVCEGDLDAASPTAFSELTLPDHGYVLAPGHLYLGHTLERTGSETYAQLLNGDRTIGSLGIWVHVSAPLGHQGHAIRWTLEIRATRPVRVRPGMTFGKLVFLRTHGSPASYQQHGLKYRTSEGIETSRLYEENPGGRR